The Acidimicrobiales bacterium genome includes a window with the following:
- the meaB gene encoding methylmalonyl Co-A mutase-associated GTPase MeaB yields MDVPELVDGVLAGDRASIGRALTLVESSHPGHQAEVTALLDALSPHASDSHRVGITGVPGVGKSTFIESLGGRLTAAGRRVAVVAVDPTSTVTGGSILGDKTRMLNLANDPAAFVRPSPSAGTLGGVTRTTRESMVVLEAAGYDVVLVETVGVGQSEMVVAGMVDFFLLLMLPGAGDELQGIKKGVLELADMIAVNKADGENAPAARTAVRDYTAALRLTHPTSPTWTPPVVMCAGLSGEGLDEVWGQVEAHRVALTGSGEWADRRLAQRLAWMWSMVEGRLLADLRADPAVLDLLGVVEADVLGGRTSPSTAALRLLDAFGT; encoded by the coding sequence ATGGACGTCCCCGAACTCGTCGACGGCGTGCTGGCCGGCGATCGAGCATCGATCGGTCGGGCCCTGACGCTCGTTGAGTCGAGCCACCCCGGCCACCAGGCCGAGGTGACCGCGCTGCTCGACGCCCTCTCACCCCACGCCTCGGATTCACACCGCGTGGGCATCACCGGGGTGCCGGGGGTGGGTAAGTCCACGTTCATCGAGTCTCTCGGGGGCCGCCTGACCGCGGCCGGCCGTCGGGTCGCCGTGGTGGCTGTCGATCCGACGAGCACGGTCACCGGCGGAAGCATCCTGGGCGACAAGACCCGCATGCTGAATCTGGCCAACGACCCGGCAGCGTTCGTCCGACCGTCGCCCAGTGCCGGAACGCTCGGCGGAGTGACCCGCACGACCCGGGAGTCGATGGTGGTGCTCGAGGCTGCTGGCTATGACGTGGTGCTCGTCGAGACAGTGGGCGTGGGCCAGTCCGAGATGGTGGTGGCCGGAATGGTCGACTTCTTCCTGTTACTGATGCTGCCGGGTGCCGGTGACGAACTTCAGGGCATCAAGAAGGGCGTGCTGGAGTTGGCCGACATGATCGCCGTGAACAAGGCCGACGGGGAGAATGCCCCGGCGGCCCGCACAGCGGTCCGGGACTACACGGCCGCGTTACGCCTCACCCACCCGACCAGCCCTACGTGGACCCCGCCGGTGGTGATGTGCGCCGGCCTGTCGGGCGAGGGTCTGGACGAGGTCTGGGGGCAGGTCGAGGCCCACCGCGTGGCGTTGACTGGCTCTGGCGAGTGGGCTGATCGGCGTCTAGCTCAACGTCTGGCCTGGATGTGGTCGATGGTCGAGGGCCGCCTACTAGCCGACCTCCGGGCCGATCCGGCGGTGCTGGACCTCCTTGGTGTCGTGGAGGCCGACGTCTTGGGCGGACGGACTTCACCGTCAACGGCCGCCCTTCGTCTACTCGACGCGTTCGGCACCTGA
- a CDS encoding DUF839 domain-containing protein, with product MERRAFLWDGLRAGAALGVTSGVWGAALPSALAGGPSAGLGSTPSSAFSPGPYGSLDGRTPDGHGLVLPEGFTARIVAEGGAPVAGTDLVWPLFPDGKGTVSADDGGWLLVCNHEVFDFQTPNGPRGGASTIGFAPDGSISGAWPVLVGSHSNSRGAVTPWETWLSCQEAFGSAAGDGNGLVWECDPTGGRPAVARLVLGRRTHGSVVVDLGGGHAYLTEAHRDGRLYRVALSDVGDPLSGAGDESGRMEALAVDHDGGVSWLSVPDPAGSFLPTRLQALDGLVTPMGGGIQIHDGVLVFTTGLDNQVHAVDLVAGHHSVVWDGSGGRRPLQGIGDLAVASSGDLFVSEDRGDMEVVMITPTGEVAPFCRMVGNAHRFSAVTGPCFDPSGTRLYVSSLRGRGEALVRDVVPDLDWGTGAEGRHVGVTYEISGPFRSEAVILGGQSTTTVVPASTTGAPSTTAANEDTATSPTVTTTVTASSTTGEPSGKVADGNPVESETTRSPRGDGGLVTPIGLGAALLALGGALALRRRRDRDIDGS from the coding sequence ATGGAACGGCGGGCGTTCCTGTGGGACGGCCTCCGGGCCGGAGCTGCGCTCGGTGTGACCAGCGGTGTGTGGGGGGCGGCCCTCCCGAGTGCACTGGCCGGCGGTCCGAGCGCCGGGCTGGGGTCGACGCCTTCGTCGGCGTTTTCGCCGGGCCCCTACGGATCGCTGGACGGTCGGACCCCTGATGGTCATGGCCTTGTGCTGCCCGAGGGATTTACTGCCCGGATCGTCGCCGAAGGCGGAGCACCGGTGGCCGGCACCGATCTCGTCTGGCCGCTGTTTCCCGACGGCAAGGGCACGGTGTCGGCTGACGACGGGGGATGGCTCCTCGTCTGCAACCACGAGGTATTCGACTTCCAGACACCAAATGGACCTCGTGGCGGGGCCTCGACCATCGGGTTCGCTCCCGACGGGTCGATCAGTGGCGCCTGGCCCGTCCTCGTCGGGAGCCACTCCAACAGCCGTGGGGCGGTCACCCCGTGGGAAACGTGGCTCTCCTGTCAGGAGGCGTTCGGCTCGGCGGCGGGCGACGGCAACGGCCTCGTCTGGGAATGTGACCCAACCGGTGGGCGACCAGCGGTGGCCCGCCTGGTGTTGGGACGTCGGACCCACGGATCGGTGGTCGTGGATCTCGGCGGGGGGCATGCCTACCTGACCGAAGCCCATCGGGACGGTCGTCTCTATCGGGTGGCCCTCTCCGATGTCGGCGACCCGTTGAGCGGAGCGGGCGACGAGTCCGGGCGGATGGAGGCCCTAGCCGTGGACCACGACGGTGGGGTCAGTTGGTTGTCGGTTCCCGACCCCGCTGGGTCGTTCCTCCCGACCCGGCTTCAGGCGCTCGACGGCCTGGTCACACCGATGGGCGGTGGCATCCAGATCCACGATGGGGTGCTGGTGTTCACCACCGGGCTCGACAACCAGGTCCACGCGGTGGACCTGGTGGCCGGCCACCACTCGGTGGTGTGGGACGGTTCGGGAGGACGTCGTCCGTTGCAAGGAATCGGCGACCTTGCGGTGGCTTCCTCCGGCGATCTATTCGTGTCCGAGGACCGAGGCGACATGGAGGTCGTGATGATCACGCCGACCGGGGAGGTGGCGCCGTTCTGCCGAATGGTCGGCAACGCCCACCGGTTCTCGGCGGTCACCGGACCGTGCTTCGACCCGTCAGGTACCCGGCTGTACGTCAGCTCGTTACGAGGCCGGGGCGAGGCCTTGGTGCGTGACGTGGTGCCCGATCTGGATTGGGGCACCGGGGCAGAAGGACGCCACGTCGGCGTGACCTACGAGATCAGTGGCCCCTTCCGCTCAGAGGCCGTGATTCTCGGAGGTCAGTCGACCACGACGGTGGTCCCGGCGTCGACGACTGGTGCACCATCTACGACAGCGGCCAACGAGGACACCGCTACGAGTCCGACCGTCACTACCACCGTCACCGCCTCGTCGACGACCGGCGAGCCCTCTGGAAAAGTTGCTGACGGCAACCCTGTCGAGAGTGAAACCACCAGAAGTCCCCGTGGGGACGGTGGGTTGGTAACGCCGATCGGTCTGGGTGCGGCGTTACTCGCTCTTGGCGGCGCCCTAGCCCTTCGCAGACGGCGGGACCGAGATATCGACGGGAGTTAG
- a CDS encoding ribonucleotide-diphosphate reductase subunit beta: protein MALAEVPFDPAADPLEAPEAAPVTRRANILDPGFDLTLRPMRYPVFYEMYRDAIKNTWTVEEIDFSDDIPDLDRKLVPAEKHLINRLVAFFATGDSIVSNNLVLNLYQHINAPEARMYLSRQLYEEALHVQFYLTLLDNYIPDMAEREAAFTAIHSIPSIAKKGEFCFKWMNAAENLGDLDTDEKRKTFLLNLICFAACIEGLFFFAAFAYVYFLRSKGLLNGLAAGTNWVFRDESCHMNFAFEVISTVRREQPNLFDEDLSNRIYEMLDEAIECEFQFAEDLLGQGVPGMSTADTKQYLQFVADQRLAQLGLDRRYNTTNPFGFMELQDVQEVTNFFERTVAAYQVGVEGDVAFDEEF from the coding sequence ATGGCTCTCGCAGAAGTTCCCTTCGACCCGGCTGCTGATCCCCTAGAGGCCCCGGAGGCCGCTCCGGTCACGCGCCGGGCCAACATCTTGGACCCCGGTTTCGATCTGACGCTGCGGCCCATGCGTTACCCGGTGTTCTACGAGATGTACCGGGACGCCATCAAGAACACCTGGACAGTCGAGGAGATCGACTTCTCCGACGACATCCCCGACCTGGACCGCAAGCTCGTCCCGGCCGAGAAGCACCTCATCAACCGGTTGGTGGCCTTCTTCGCCACGGGCGACTCGATCGTCTCCAACAACCTGGTGCTCAACCTGTACCAGCACATCAACGCCCCCGAGGCCCGGATGTACCTGTCGCGCCAGCTCTACGAAGAGGCGCTGCACGTCCAGTTCTACCTGACCCTGTTGGACAACTACATACCCGATATGGCTGAGCGGGAGGCCGCCTTCACGGCGATTCACAGCATCCCGTCGATCGCCAAGAAGGGCGAGTTCTGCTTTAAGTGGATGAACGCTGCCGAAAACCTCGGCGACCTCGACACCGACGAGAAACGCAAGACGTTTCTACTGAATCTCATCTGCTTCGCCGCCTGTATCGAGGGGCTGTTCTTTTTTGCTGCCTTTGCCTACGTGTACTTCCTCCGCTCTAAAGGCCTGCTCAACGGCCTGGCCGCCGGCACCAACTGGGTGTTCCGTGACGAGAGCTGCCACATGAACTTTGCCTTCGAGGTCATCAGCACGGTTCGCCGTGAACAACCCAACCTGTTCGACGAGGACCTCAGCAACCGCATCTACGAGATGCTCGACGAGGCCATCGAGTGCGAGTTCCAGTTCGCTGAGGATCTCCTCGGCCAGGGCGTGCCCGGCATGTCGACCGCCGACACGAAGCAGTACCTGCAGTTCGTAGCTGACCAGCGCCTCGCCCAGTTGGGCCTGGATCGCCGCTACAACACCACCAATCCGTTCGGGTTCATGGAGCTCCAAGACGTACAGGAGGTCACGAACTTCTTCGAACGCACTGTGGCCGCCTACCAGGTGGGCGTCGAGGGCGACGTGGCGTTCGACGAGGAGTTCTAA
- a CDS encoding ribonucleoside-diphosphate reductase subunit alpha, whose translation MALTDERIGDTDVESTENSSTTMRVRKRNGDLEAVDVNKIVRAVERCADGLPGVDPMRVATRTISGLCDGATTEELDELSIRTSAAFIVEEPNYSRLAARLLATVVDKEVRNQDIHSFSQSVAMGVEQGLIGTEVAEFVATNARKLNDTIEDERDHLFEFFGLRTVYDRYLLRHPENRMVVETPQYFFLRVACGLSTCPDEAIRFYRLISSLAYLPSSPTLFNSGTSHPQMSSCYLLDSPEDSLDGIYKRYTDIAKLSKFAGGIGVAWHRIRSKGSLIRGTNGLSNGIIPWLKTLDSSVAAVNQGGRRKGAACVYLESWHSDIEDFLDLKENTGDPQRRTHNLNLANWIPDLFMERVEKDWQWSLFDPANVPHLTDLYGPDFESAYLKAEEAGIYERQIPARELYSRMMRSLAQTGNGWMTFKDASNLKCNQTGTDGRVVHLSNLCTEILEVTDQDETAVCNLGSVNLGALVTDGTFDFDRLAEVVRLAVPFLDRVIDINYYPTPEASTSNSAWRPVGMGLMGLQDVFFKLGMPFDSDEARSLSSRISEEIYFNALWASTELAEASGAHENYGLTRAAKGDLQFDLWGVAPSDTARWDTLRARITEHGLRNSLLIAIAPTATIASIAGCCECIEPQVSNLFKRETLSGEFMQINRYLVRELQQRGLWNETMANRVKTAEGSIQDVEGMPDDLKDVYRTAWEVPMRSLIDMAAARGAYIDQSQSLNLFMESPTIGKLSSMYLHAWKSGVKTTYYLRSRPATRINKTTTGGPLDPTGGGEPAEKPTFSDEEAVACSLENPESCEACD comes from the coding sequence ATGGCACTCACGGATGAACGGATCGGCGACACGGACGTCGAATCGACCGAGAACTCCAGCACCACCATGCGGGTGCGGAAGCGCAACGGCGACCTGGAAGCGGTCGACGTCAACAAGATCGTGCGAGCCGTGGAACGGTGTGCCGATGGCCTACCGGGCGTCGATCCGATGCGGGTGGCCACTAGGACCATCTCGGGCCTGTGCGACGGCGCCACCACCGAGGAGCTCGACGAGTTGTCGATCCGGACCTCGGCGGCCTTCATCGTCGAGGAGCCCAACTACTCTCGTCTGGCCGCCCGCCTGCTGGCCACGGTGGTCGACAAGGAGGTCCGCAACCAGGACATCCACTCCTTCTCACAGTCGGTGGCCATGGGCGTCGAGCAGGGCCTCATCGGTACCGAGGTGGCCGAGTTCGTAGCCACCAATGCTCGCAAGTTGAACGACACCATTGAGGACGAGCGCGATCACCTGTTCGAGTTCTTCGGACTTCGCACCGTCTACGACCGGTACCTCCTGCGCCACCCGGAGAACCGCATGGTCGTCGAGACCCCGCAGTACTTCTTCCTGCGTGTGGCCTGCGGTCTATCGACCTGCCCCGACGAGGCCATCCGCTTCTACCGGCTCATCTCGTCGCTGGCGTACCTACCGTCCAGCCCCACACTCTTCAACTCGGGCACCAGTCACCCGCAGATGTCCAGTTGCTACCTGCTGGACTCGCCCGAGGACAGCCTCGACGGCATCTACAAGCGTTACACCGACATCGCCAAGCTCTCGAAGTTCGCCGGCGGCATCGGTGTGGCGTGGCACCGCATCCGCTCCAAGGGCTCGTTGATCCGGGGCACGAACGGCCTGTCAAACGGCATCATTCCGTGGCTCAAGACCCTCGACAGTTCCGTCGCCGCGGTTAACCAGGGAGGTCGCCGCAAGGGCGCGGCGTGCGTCTACCTCGAGTCCTGGCACTCCGACATCGAGGACTTCCTCGACCTCAAGGAGAACACCGGCGACCCGCAGCGTCGAACCCACAACCTGAACCTGGCCAACTGGATTCCCGACCTGTTCATGGAACGGGTCGAAAAGGACTGGCAATGGTCGCTATTTGACCCAGCAAATGTTCCACACCTCACCGACCTGTACGGCCCCGACTTCGAGTCCGCCTACCTCAAGGCCGAGGAAGCAGGCATCTACGAGCGCCAGATCCCGGCCCGTGAGCTCTACAGCCGGATGATGCGATCGCTGGCCCAGACCGGCAATGGCTGGATGACCTTCAAGGACGCCTCCAATCTGAAATGCAACCAGACGGGCACCGACGGGCGTGTCGTCCATCTGTCGAACCTATGCACCGAGATCCTCGAGGTCACCGACCAGGACGAGACCGCGGTGTGCAACCTCGGCTCGGTCAACCTGGGGGCCCTCGTGACCGATGGAACCTTCGACTTCGACCGTCTGGCCGAGGTGGTTCGCCTGGCAGTGCCGTTCCTCGACCGGGTCATCGACATCAACTACTACCCGACCCCCGAGGCATCGACGTCGAACTCGGCGTGGCGACCGGTCGGCATGGGTCTCATGGGCCTCCAGGACGTCTTCTTCAAGCTCGGTATGCCGTTCGACTCGGACGAGGCCCGCTCCCTGTCGTCACGGATCTCCGAGGAGATCTACTTCAACGCCCTTTGGGCGTCGACGGAACTCGCCGAGGCCTCCGGCGCACACGAGAACTACGGGCTGACCCGGGCCGCCAAGGGCGACCTGCAGTTCGACCTGTGGGGCGTCGCACCGTCCGACACCGCCCGTTGGGACACCCTCAGGGCCCGGATAACCGAGCACGGCCTTCGCAACTCGCTCCTCATCGCCATCGCACCGACGGCCACCATCGCCTCAATCGCCGGCTGCTGCGAGTGCATCGAACCCCAAGTCTCCAACCTATTCAAGCGCGAGACCCTGTCGGGGGAGTTCATGCAGATCAACCGCTATCTGGTGCGCGAGCTTCAGCAGCGGGGCCTGTGGAACGAGACCATGGCCAACCGGGTGAAGACGGCGGAGGGCTCCATCCAGGACGTCGAGGGCATGCCCGATGACCTCAAAGACGTCTATCGCACCGCCTGGGAGGTACCCATGCGATCGCTGATCGACATGGCTGCTGCCCGGGGTGCCTACATCGACCAGAGCCAGTCGTTAAACCTGTTCATGGAGTCACCGACCATCGGCAAGCTCAGCTCCATGTACCTCCATGCTTGGAAGTCTGGAGTGAAGACCACCTACTACCTGCGGTCCCGACCGGCCACCCGGATCAACAAGACGACCACCGGCGGACCCCTGGATCCAACCGGCGGTGGTGAACCGGCCGAGAAGCCCACCTTCTCCGACGAGGAGGCCGTGGCCTGCTCTTTGGAGAACCCCGAGTCCTGTGAGGCGTGCGACTAA
- a CDS encoding 2-oxoglutarate and iron-dependent oxygenase domain-containing protein, which translates to MSHSTPILDVDLAAFENGDEATRRAVVDGTMRSLTTGFVYVRHDLSENLLDEAYGRLADFFALPRDRKDRYTVPGANGQTGYTGLLVETAAISDVPDWKEMLNWSAPVPEGHPLRKRFPHRYGEQVLPDEDLPGITELLTAFHEATLGLQRRVLRILAAGLGVHENYFDVMLNDGAALTRALHYPSMDAAPGDEHVWAAEHGDINLITALPRATAPGLQVKVGDSWVDASPPDGHVIINTGIMLDHLTNGVIPPGIHRVVANGPGERHSVVQFCHPTPWTMLAPISTCVTPDNPLRYPTITASDRLEQVIWEINLVESGRRLD; encoded by the coding sequence GTGAGCCACTCCACCCCCATCCTCGACGTTGACCTCGCTGCATTCGAGAACGGTGACGAGGCAACCCGGCGAGCGGTGGTTGACGGGACGATGCGGAGCCTGACTACCGGCTTCGTCTACGTGCGCCACGACCTCTCCGAGAATCTTCTGGATGAGGCTTACGGTCGTCTGGCCGACTTCTTTGCCCTGCCCCGGGATCGCAAGGACCGCTACACGGTGCCTGGCGCCAACGGCCAGACCGGGTACACCGGCCTCCTCGTGGAGACGGCGGCCATCTCCGACGTGCCCGACTGGAAGGAGATGCTCAACTGGAGTGCCCCGGTTCCCGAGGGGCATCCGTTGAGGAAGCGCTTCCCCCATCGGTATGGCGAACAGGTGCTCCCAGATGAGGATCTGCCGGGCATTACCGAACTGCTAACGGCGTTCCACGAGGCCACGCTCGGCCTGCAGCGTCGGGTGTTGCGAATCCTGGCCGCAGGTCTCGGTGTCCACGAGAACTACTTCGACGTGATGCTGAACGATGGTGCCGCACTGACCCGGGCTCTGCATTACCCGTCCATGGACGCCGCCCCCGGCGATGAGCACGTGTGGGCGGCCGAGCATGGCGACATCAACCTCATCACCGCGCTGCCGCGGGCCACGGCTCCCGGTCTACAGGTCAAGGTTGGCGATTCTTGGGTGGATGCTTCGCCGCCGGACGGACACGTCATCATCAACACCGGGATCATGCTGGATCACCTGACCAACGGGGTGATCCCGCCGGGCATCCACCGGGTAGTGGCCAACGGCCCGGGCGAACGTCATTCGGTGGTGCAGTTCTGCCACCCCACGCCGTGGACCATGCTGGCGCCCATCTCGACATGCGTGACGCCGGATAATCCGCTCCGCTATCCGACGATCACGGCATCGGATCGGCTGGAACAGGTGATCTGGGAGATCAATCTCGTGGAGTCAGGTCGCCGGCTCGACTGA
- the ileS gene encoding isoleucine--tRNA ligase: MSDTPYPEVGRPDFPAIEDRVLARWASDGTFLASVDARPAESEYVFYDGPPFANGLPHHGHLLTGYVKDVVPRYQTMRGHRVDRRFGWDCHGLPAEMEAEKELPVAGRADIIEYGIDRFNAQCRQSVLRYTGEWEKTVTRQARWVDFEDDYKTMDPDYMESVMWAFKQLWDKGLVYEAFRVMPYSWGAETPLSNFEIRLDDATRPRQDPAITVAFELDPAKSDLGPMRILAWTTTPWTLPSNLALAVGPDVSYSLRVDADGTVLVIGTDAVERYAAQLEDTTEVGTCTGRDLVGRTYTPLFDFFADRTDAFRVLAADFVDAGDGTGVVHMAPGFGEDDQVTCEAADIPIGRAVPVDDQGRFTDDVAQWVGQNVFEANPDIIRHLKEAGRVIRHDSYEHNYPHCWRTDTPIIYKAISSWYVKVTDLRERMLATNAEINWVPDHIRDGRFGMWLDGARDWSISRNRFWGSPIPVWRSDDPDYPRIDVYGSLDEIEQDFGVRPDDLHRPFIDDLTRPNPDDPTGRSTMRRVPEVLDCWFESGSMPFAQLHYPFENRERFEEHFPADFIVEYINQTRGWFYTLHVLATALFDRPAFQNVICHGILLAEDGAKLSKKHRNYTEPSAIFEAQGADALRWYLMSSNIVRGGDLRITDSGIDDVVRQVLLPVWNAYSFFTLYANVDGHWATMRTDSTHLLDRYLLAKTRRLVESVQDRMDTYDLPGATSEIQGFLDALNNWYIRRSRDRFWARAATDPTADTDEAVDKRDAHDTLYTVLVTLCRVAAPFLPMVAEEIHTGLTGGSTSVHLQDWPDAADLPSDPDLVDRMDRLRDVASTALRLREDHGLRVRLPLSSLSVAGTDSETLAELLDLLLDEVNVKAVHLTNDLESHARFVLRPDGRALGPRLGGDVQSVFAKARSGDYVRNDDGTVTVAGHVLAADEFELGVESPEGVTAGALSSGDAVVVLDTEVTDELTCEGLARDVVRHVQQARRDADLVVTDRIKLTVDGDEAVLDAIRIHEAHVAGQVLAADIVYGDPASSPDGGATAVTIEGAQLQFSLTVA, translated from the coding sequence ATGAGCGACACCCCCTACCCAGAAGTGGGCCGACCCGACTTCCCGGCCATCGAGGACCGCGTGCTGGCCCGCTGGGCCAGCGACGGGACCTTCCTGGCCTCCGTCGATGCCCGCCCCGCCGAGTCGGAGTACGTCTTCTACGATGGCCCCCCGTTCGCCAACGGCCTGCCCCACCATGGACACCTGTTAACCGGCTACGTAAAAGACGTTGTCCCCCGTTACCAGACCATGCGGGGCCACCGGGTCGACCGTCGCTTCGGTTGGGACTGCCACGGCCTGCCCGCCGAGATGGAGGCCGAGAAGGAACTCCCGGTCGCCGGCCGGGCCGACATCATCGAATACGGCATCGACCGCTTCAATGCCCAGTGCCGACAGTCGGTCCTGCGGTACACCGGAGAATGGGAAAAGACGGTCACCCGCCAGGCCCGGTGGGTCGACTTCGAGGACGACTACAAGACCATGGACCCCGACTACATGGAGTCGGTCATGTGGGCGTTCAAGCAGCTCTGGGACAAGGGCCTCGTCTACGAGGCATTCCGGGTCATGCCCTACTCGTGGGGTGCCGAGACCCCGCTATCTAACTTCGAAATCCGCCTCGACGACGCCACCCGACCCCGCCAGGACCCGGCCATCACCGTGGCATTCGAACTGGATCCGGCCAAGAGCGACCTGGGGCCCATGCGGATCCTGGCGTGGACGACCACACCGTGGACCCTGCCGTCGAACCTGGCCCTCGCCGTGGGTCCCGATGTCAGCTACTCGTTGCGAGTCGACGCCGACGGCACCGTCCTAGTCATCGGCACCGATGCCGTTGAGCGCTACGCCGCCCAACTCGAAGACACCACCGAGGTCGGCACTTGCACGGGCCGTGACCTGGTGGGACGTACCTACACCCCGCTGTTCGACTTCTTCGCCGACCGTACCGATGCCTTCCGGGTCCTCGCCGCCGACTTCGTAGATGCTGGCGACGGCACCGGCGTTGTCCACATGGCTCCCGGGTTCGGCGAGGACGATCAGGTGACCTGCGAGGCCGCCGATATCCCCATCGGGAGGGCCGTGCCCGTCGATGACCAAGGTCGTTTCACCGACGACGTCGCCCAGTGGGTCGGCCAGAACGTTTTCGAAGCCAATCCGGACATCATCCGCCACCTCAAGGAGGCGGGCCGCGTCATCCGCCACGACAGCTACGAACACAACTACCCGCACTGCTGGCGCACCGACACACCGATCATCTACAAGGCCATCTCGTCGTGGTACGTGAAGGTCACCGACCTGCGCGAACGGATGCTGGCCACCAACGCCGAGATCAACTGGGTCCCCGACCACATCCGCGATGGTCGCTTTGGTATGTGGCTGGACGGTGCGCGCGACTGGTCCATCAGTCGGAACCGCTTCTGGGGCTCACCCATCCCGGTGTGGCGCAGCGACGATCCTGACTACCCCCGCATTGACGTGTACGGCAGTCTCGATGAGATCGAACAAGACTTCGGGGTGCGGCCCGACGATCTGCACCGCCCGTTCATCGATGACCTGACCCGACCCAACCCGGACGATCCGACCGGCCGTTCCACCATGCGTCGAGTGCCCGAGGTGCTCGACTGCTGGTTCGAGTCGGGCTCCATGCCATTCGCCCAACTCCACTACCCGTTCGAGAACCGAGAGCGTTTCGAGGAGCACTTCCCGGCCGACTTCATTGTCGAGTACATCAACCAGACTCGCGGCTGGTTCTACACCCTCCACGTGTTGGCCACCGCCCTGTTTGACCGACCGGCCTTCCAGAACGTCATCTGCCACGGGATCCTGTTGGCCGAGGACGGGGCAAAGCTCTCCAAGAAGCACCGCAACTACACCGAACCATCGGCCATCTTCGAGGCCCAAGGTGCCGATGCCCTGCGCTGGTACCTGATGTCGTCCAACATCGTCCGGGGTGGCGACCTTCGCATTACCGACAGCGGAATCGACGATGTGGTGCGCCAGGTGCTGCTGCCCGTCTGGAACGCCTACTCATTCTTCACGCTGTACGCGAACGTCGACGGCCACTGGGCCACCATGCGGACCGACTCCACCCACCTGCTCGACCGGTATCTGCTGGCTAAGACCCGCCGCCTCGTCGAGTCAGTGCAGGACCGAATGGACACCTACGACCTGCCCGGGGCCACCTCCGAGATCCAGGGGTTCCTCGACGCCCTCAACAACTGGTACATCCGACGCAGCCGTGACCGCTTCTGGGCCCGGGCGGCCACCGACCCGACGGCCGACACCGACGAGGCTGTCGACAAGCGCGACGCACACGACACCCTCTACACGGTGCTCGTCACCCTCTGTCGAGTAGCCGCCCCGTTCTTGCCCATGGTGGCCGAGGAGATCCACACTGGCCTGACTGGTGGCTCGACCAGCGTCCATCTCCAGGACTGGCCTGATGCAGCGGACCTCCCGTCGGACCCCGATCTCGTGGACCGGATGGACCGCCTCCGCGATGTGGCCTCGACAGCCCTTCGACTCCGCGAGGATCACGGTCTCCGGGTGCGGCTTCCCCTGTCGTCGTTGTCGGTGGCGGGCACCGACAGCGAAACGCTCGCTGAGCTGCTCGACCTGCTGCTCGACGAAGTCAACGTAAAGGCCGTGCACCTGACCAACGACCTGGAATCCCATGCCCGGTTCGTGCTCCGCCCCGACGGGCGGGCCCTCGGACCCCGCCTCGGCGGAGACGTCCAGTCAGTGTTCGCCAAAGCCCGATCCGGCGACTACGTCCGCAATGACGATGGGACAGTGACCGTAGCCGGCCACGTGCTGGCCGCCGACGAGTTCGAGTTGGGCGTCGAGTCACCCGAGGGGGTCACGGCTGGAGCGTTGAGTAGTGGCGACGCCGTCGTCGTGCTCGATACCGAGGTGACCGACGAACTGACCTGTGAGGGTCTGGCCCGTGACGTGGTCCGCCATGTCCAGCAGGCCCGACGCGACGCCGATCTGGTGGTAACCGACCGCATCAAACTGACGGTCGACGGCGATGAGGCGGTACTCGACGCGATCCGCATCCATGAGGCCCATGTGGCCGGTCAGGTCCTGGCCGCCGACATCGTCTACGGCGACCCAGCTAGCAGCCCGGACGGCGGAGCGACCGCGGTGACCATCGAGGGCGCCCAGCTCCAGTTCTCACTCACCGTCGCCTGA